A genomic segment from Saprospiraceae bacterium encodes:
- a CDS encoding T9SS type A sorting domain-containing protein, with the protein MNGTNRLVFSLCFWLFWIGEGQAQVFPGDADNNGKVENLDVLYTGYAYGGIGPARLGLPLDATEGTISLLWEASFPTGTNYAFADANGDGAINFNDLVAISLNYGLEHAMVTTNVFLEGIPGLDPLVAFDRSAIPPIITENAILEIPLFIGTADRPIVDINGLAFSISYDSELIAELSLEIDPKWMGDDGEIFMLQSHRGEDNEGKLEVALTRFGKNPVTAFGRIGTLSIIIEDDLIDLLPDHVDRLPVAISVVGIGAVDDKFNQIPLVSDSIHLEVRHPAAISDARDSEKAALVKVFPNPIRGVLTIFSAEEMEQITILNLNGQTLLALRLDHPNYFKYSTQAFPPGPLLLKITTPKGIVVKKVVVMAE; encoded by the coding sequence ATGAATGGTACAAATCGTTTGGTATTTAGCCTATGTTTTTGGCTCTTTTGGATAGGGGAGGGCCAGGCGCAAGTTTTTCCGGGAGATGCCGATAACAATGGCAAAGTGGAAAACCTTGACGTGCTATATACAGGGTATGCATACGGGGGAATTGGGCCGGCCAGACTTGGGCTACCCTTGGATGCGACAGAGGGAACCATTAGCCTGCTCTGGGAGGCAAGCTTTCCAACTGGAACGAATTATGCCTTTGCTGATGCCAATGGCGATGGGGCCATTAATTTTAATGACCTGGTGGCTATTTCTTTGAATTATGGCCTGGAACACGCCATGGTCACGACCAATGTCTTTTTGGAGGGGATTCCGGGCCTGGACCCCCTGGTTGCATTTGATCGAAGTGCAATACCCCCGATCATAACAGAAAACGCCATCTTGGAAATACCATTGTTCATCGGAACCGCCGACAGACCTATTGTAGATATCAATGGTTTAGCTTTTTCTATTTCATATGATTCCGAATTAATAGCTGAATTAAGCCTGGAAATAGATCCGAAATGGATGGGTGATGATGGCGAGATTTTTATGTTACAGTCTCATCGCGGGGAGGACAATGAAGGGAAATTAGAAGTAGCACTTACCCGATTTGGGAAAAATCCAGTAACCGCATTTGGGCGAATTGGAACCCTTTCGATTATCATTGAAGATGACTTGATCGATTTATTACCAGACCATGTCGATCGATTACCCGTAGCCATTAGTGTGGTGGGTATAGGTGCCGTTGATGATAAGTTTAACCAAATACCCTTGGTCAGTGATAGTATCCATTTGGAGGTAAGACATCCCGCTGCAATTTCTGATGCAAGGGATAGCGAAAAAGCTGCCTTGGTTAAGGTTTTTCCCAATCCTATTCGCGGAGTGCTAACGATTTTTTCCGCAGAAGAAATGGAGCAAATCACCATTTTGAATCTCAACGGTCAAACCTTACTTGCTCTTCGCCTAGATCATCCTAATTATTTTAAATACAGCACCCAGGCTTTTCCTCCAGGGCCCTTGTTACTCAAGATTACAACGCCCAAAGGAATAGTTGTTAAAAAGGTGGTGGTGATGGCTGAATGA
- a CDS encoding PKD domain-containing protein codes for MKTIFNGQISWPLFRHSSGQMLIVRKLLIGMGMVLFSIPSLFSQNQFLFGEVVYGEAGEPLPGYPVQLSYQQVEWQVFTNEAGFFTAELQNVNGDELITVRVFDFCTGTALKQELMADSAYVFFHVCPNLVNPPGVEGCEAFFTYEQVGFGPYNLFFQNISFSSGGVDSVRWVFGDGNTSSERDPIHTYAEVGTYTASLTIFSDSCQSTFTQIVQVLEQGNCDCDEVYIPTCVMTANGVQEQFANPCEALCAGYSQDMFIPCEVDNCSCPEYYEPVCAVVNGDTLQFSNICFAACEGYTPEDVFLCYPDSNDCNCPAIYDPVCVLMPNGIIQTYANACVAFCEGITTPHIVPCEPDSCWCDTVYDPVCVLDANGGLFEFSNSCEAQCAGYLPHELIPCDSMGNPCDTILIPCDSLGVVCDTIILPCDSTGYYCQADFSIDYSNLQSLEVAFMDHSFSIDGEVIGWKWDFGDGQTSEDANPVHFYQTSGIYEVILAIETSTGCSSTIVQHICIGDTDVVEGPACQAIFFFEQMGTSSSFQFMDVSLGDVVNWKWDFGDGESSVEPMPIHTYEQPGVYVVTLTIRTAAGCESRISVLLTTADNIFYEEECRALFLPFMSPDSLLVFFLNLSTPNATSFFWDFGDNSTSSEFIPAHTYATGGVYTVTLTITTADGCSSSYSTIINFNSNDFTASPMFRMVSGTAEVEKTPTIEKLMPNPVSDQLNLVIDGVKTAAYQLQVFNLQGQVMLTKQGELYSGEQTISLPVHDFPEGMYLLRMRTGGHESSKKFIKQ; via the coding sequence ATGAAAACAATCTTTAATGGTCAGATTAGCTGGCCACTATTTCGGCATTCCTCTGGTCAAATGCTAATTGTAAGAAAGTTACTAATTGGGATGGGGATGGTATTATTTTCCATTCCCTCTCTTTTTAGTCAAAACCAATTTTTATTTGGGGAGGTAGTCTATGGAGAAGCTGGTGAGCCGCTACCTGGATACCCCGTACAATTGTCCTATCAGCAAGTAGAATGGCAAGTATTTACAAATGAAGCTGGCTTTTTTACTGCTGAATTGCAAAACGTAAACGGGGATGAACTCATAACTGTGCGCGTCTTTGATTTTTGTACAGGAACAGCATTGAAGCAGGAGCTTATGGCAGACAGTGCCTATGTCTTTTTTCACGTTTGCCCCAATTTGGTGAACCCACCGGGCGTGGAGGGGTGCGAGGCCTTTTTTACTTATGAACAGGTCGGTTTTGGACCATATAATTTGTTCTTCCAAAATATATCTTTTAGCAGTGGGGGGGTAGATAGTGTACGCTGGGTGTTTGGGGATGGAAATACCTCTAGTGAACGAGACCCAATTCATACTTATGCGGAAGTAGGGACCTACACGGCCAGCCTGACCATTTTTTCGGATTCCTGTCAAAGCACATTTACCCAAATTGTGCAGGTTCTCGAACAAGGGAATTGCGATTGCGACGAGGTCTATATCCCCACCTGCGTCATGACGGCCAATGGCGTACAAGAACAATTTGCCAATCCATGTGAAGCTTTGTGCGCCGGCTATAGCCAAGACATGTTTATCCCGTGTGAAGTAGACAACTGCAGTTGTCCTGAATATTATGAGCCGGTATGTGCGGTGGTCAATGGGGATACTTTGCAATTCTCAAACATTTGTTTCGCAGCTTGTGAAGGGTATACCCCAGAAGACGTTTTTCTCTGTTATCCGGACTCGAACGATTGCAATTGCCCCGCTATATATGACCCTGTTTGTGTGTTAATGCCTAATGGGATCATTCAGACCTATGCCAATGCTTGCGTGGCCTTCTGTGAGGGTATTACCACACCTCATATTGTGCCATGCGAACCCGATTCCTGTTGGTGTGATACCGTATATGATCCCGTTTGTGTCTTGGATGCGAATGGCGGACTATTTGAATTTAGCAACAGTTGTGAGGCGCAGTGTGCGGGTTATTTGCCCCATGAATTGATTCCTTGCGATTCGATGGGTAATCCCTGCGATACCATCCTGATTCCCTGCGACAGCCTGGGTGTCGTTTGTGATACGATTATTTTGCCCTGCGATTCGACAGGTTATTATTGCCAGGCTGATTTTTCCATTGACTATTCTAATCTTCAAAGTTTGGAAGTGGCTTTTATGGATCATTCTTTTTCCATTGATGGTGAGGTCATCGGTTGGAAATGGGATTTTGGTGACGGACAAACCAGTGAGGATGCTAATCCGGTTCATTTTTATCAGACGAGCGGTATCTACGAGGTTATCCTCGCTATAGAAACTAGCACGGGCTGTAGTAGTACGATTGTCCAGCACATTTGCATCGGTGACACCGATGTGGTTGAAGGACCAGCATGCCAGGCTATTTTCTTTTTTGAACAAATGGGTACCTCCAGCAGCTTCCAATTCATGGATGTATCCTTGGGCGATGTTGTTAATTGGAAATGGGATTTTGGCGATGGAGAGAGTAGTGTAGAACCTATGCCCATTCACACTTATGAGCAACCTGGCGTATATGTGGTCACTTTGACTATCCGCACTGCGGCGGGCTGTGAAAGCAGGATAAGCGTGTTGTTGACTACGGCAGACAATATTTTTTATGAGGAGGAGTGTAGGGCTTTATTTTTACCCTTTATGTCTCCCGATTCGCTCCTTGTCTTTTTCTTGAATTTATCAACGCCTAATGCAACGAGTTTCTTTTGGGATTTTGGTGACAACAGCACTAGTTCGGAATTCATTCCTGCACATACTTATGCCACTGGTGGTGTTTATACGGTTACCCTTACCATCACCACGGCAGATGGATGTTCTAGTTCGTATAGCACCATTATCAATTTTAATAGTAATGACTTCACGGCTAGCCCGATGTTTAGAATGGTCTCCGGCACAGCAGAAGTTGAAAAAACACCCACTATTGAAAAACTGATGCCAAATCCGGTAAGCGACCAATTAAACCTGGTAATAGATGGCGTTAAAACAGCAGCATACCAACTTCAGGTATTCAATCTACAAGGTCAAGTCATGTTGACTAAGCAGGGAGAACTATATAGTGGTGAGCAAACCATTTCCCTCCCTGTGCACGATTTTCCGGAAGGGATGTATCTACTGCGTATGCGGACTGGTGGGCATGAGTCGTCGAAGAAATTTATAAAGCAATAG
- a CDS encoding sigma-70 family RNA polymerase sigma factor encodes MSDEALMIQLRDGDLASAAILYERWKRSLFNYFYRLSGDESGSEDLTQMVFERLIKYRTSYKEGMLFKAWVFQIARNVHHTAYKKRSNKLVTLNELNAYEGSEAPLEYQIEQQEEKEALWQAMDQLTPEQREILLFTKFQKIPYKEVGEMLNCTEGAVKVKVHRAIASLRLLYFKMGK; translated from the coding sequence TTGTCGGACGAAGCACTTATGATACAACTCCGTGATGGAGACTTAGCCAGCGCTGCCATTTTGTATGAAAGGTGGAAGCGCAGTTTATTCAATTACTTCTATCGTCTGTCAGGGGACGAAAGCGGCAGTGAGGATTTAACCCAAATGGTTTTTGAAAGACTGATTAAATACCGGACAAGTTATAAGGAAGGAATGCTTTTTAAAGCTTGGGTATTTCAAATAGCCAGAAATGTGCACCACACTGCCTACAAGAAACGATCCAATAAACTGGTTACCCTGAACGAACTGAATGCATATGAAGGATCCGAAGCGCCATTGGAATACCAGATAGAGCAGCAGGAAGAAAAAGAAGCACTTTGGCAGGCGATGGATCAATTAACGCCAGAGCAAAGGGAAATACTACTGTTTACCAAATTCCAGAAAATCCCTTACAAGGAAGTGGGGGAGATGTTGAACTGTACGGAAGGAGCCGTGAAGGTGAAAGTGCATAGAGCCATTGCGAGTTTAAGGCTGTTGTATTTTAAAATGGGAAAATGA
- a CDS encoding HEAT repeat domain-containing protein, whose translation MMEQSENSRQLIRYVEGELPEKERAKLEIALAASPALQTELSSLLALYEAIDSAAEVSPSLDLDVRFYAMLDKEKALTASTKKSPRIISLRLLAAAITLLLLVTVGGLWQFKQQQQRQINLLQAEVIETQKMLILSMLQHASASDRLQAVNVSLDQHQMDDQIVGALAQALNYDENVNVRLKAVEALSQFLPEDRVLQVFIESLSQQAYPQVQIALIEALTLAKKKEAVTIFQGILEREDLMDIVKDKAAAGIGVLL comes from the coding sequence ATGATGGAACAATCAGAAAATAGTAGGCAATTGATTCGATATGTGGAAGGAGAATTGCCAGAAAAGGAGCGGGCAAAGTTGGAAATAGCCCTTGCTGCCTCTCCCGCCCTTCAGACGGAGCTTAGCTCCTTGCTAGCACTTTATGAAGCTATCGATAGCGCAGCGGAGGTTTCTCCTTCTTTGGATTTGGATGTGCGCTTTTACGCGATGCTCGATAAGGAGAAAGCGTTGACTGCCAGCACAAAAAAAAGCCCTCGAATCATTAGCTTACGCTTATTGGCAGCGGCTATAACTTTGCTGTTGTTGGTGACTGTTGGGGGACTTTGGCAATTTAAGCAGCAGCAGCAGCGACAAATCAACCTATTGCAAGCGGAGGTCATTGAGACACAAAAGATGTTGATCTTATCTATGTTACAGCATGCTTCGGCAAGCGATCGCCTCCAGGCGGTAAATGTATCTTTAGACCAACATCAAATGGATGACCAAATTGTCGGAGCTTTGGCTCAAGCATTAAATTATGATGAAAATGTAAATGTTCGGCTCAAAGCAGTAGAAGCACTTTCCCAATTTTTACCAGAAGATCGGGTGCTTCAGGTTTTCATCGAAAGCCTAAGCCAACAAGCCTATCCACAGGTGCAAATTGCCCTGATAGAGGCTTTGACCCTGGCAAAGAAAAAAGAAGCAGTGACCATTTTTCAGGGTATTTTAGAACGGGAAGACTTAATGGATATTGTGAAGGATAAAGCGGCAGCTGGAATTGGCGTATTGTTGTAG
- a CDS encoding transporter has product MRYIKILLLLSFIIVESQSLWAQGCVAIRGSSCSAGLGVSNTLLKGEFIAGTGFRYFKSFRHFRGLEEETNRIAEGTEVVNKSYFVDLSLNYGITDRLFANVIVPFVHHNRSSMYEHGGNPPNGLGERHETSAKGLADVRLGLGYWLFDPNENQSFNYAFGLGLKLPTGKYDYKDTFYNQGSNKDESIESVVDQSIQPGDGGTGIAIDLQGYQTLSNTLVLSTNLYYLLNFQATNGVLTRNGSSEFSCPDQFAARIGAFYNTSISGFSGYLGARVEGVPSKDLVGKSYGYRRPGYAISVEPGIGYNTHKYAINLSVPIALIRNRTQSYEDKQRTIDRGVYTHGDAAFADYLWNVNFSYRFGGKHTMKQDHIPIWEDIKNGTR; this is encoded by the coding sequence ATGCGATATATAAAAATACTTCTACTCCTTTCTTTTATTATAGTTGAATCTCAAAGCCTTTGGGCGCAAGGTTGCGTCGCCATTAGGGGGTCCTCATGTAGTGCTGGATTAGGGGTAAGCAATACCCTGCTAAAAGGTGAATTCATAGCAGGCACAGGTTTTCGTTACTTCAAATCATTTAGACACTTCAGGGGGCTGGAGGAAGAGACGAATAGGATAGCAGAAGGTACAGAGGTTGTCAACAAATCATATTTCGTTGATTTATCCTTAAATTATGGGATTACGGATAGGTTGTTTGCCAATGTAATTGTCCCATTTGTTCATCACAATCGTTCCTCTATGTATGAACATGGTGGAAATCCGCCAAATGGTCTTGGCGAGCGGCATGAAACTTCGGCCAAAGGTTTGGCAGATGTTCGCTTGGGTTTAGGCTACTGGCTGTTTGACCCTAATGAAAACCAGTCGTTCAATTATGCCTTTGGCCTTGGCCTCAAGTTGCCTACTGGTAAATACGATTATAAAGATACCTTTTACAACCAGGGATCCAATAAAGACGAAAGCATAGAAAGCGTTGTAGACCAGTCTATTCAGCCTGGAGACGGCGGCACAGGTATTGCGATTGACCTCCAAGGTTACCAGACTTTATCCAATACCTTAGTGTTGAGTACTAACCTATACTACTTGCTGAATTTTCAGGCGACCAATGGTGTATTGACAAGAAATGGGAGCAGTGAATTTTCTTGTCCTGATCAGTTTGCTGCAAGGATTGGAGCCTTTTACAATACTTCCATTTCAGGGTTTAGTGGATACCTGGGTGCCAGGGTCGAGGGGGTGCCATCCAAGGACTTAGTCGGCAAAAGTTATGGCTATAGAAGACCTGGTTATGCCATTTCTGTTGAACCTGGAATTGGTTATAATACTCATAAATATGCGATTAACTTGAGTGTGCCTATCGCCTTAATCCGGAATAGAACCCAGAGTTATGAGGATAAACAGCGTACCATTGATAGGGGTGTTTATACGCACGGAGATGCTGCCTTTGCGGATTATCTGTGGAATGTAAATTTCTCCTACCGCTTTGGAGGCAAGCATACCATGAAACAAGATCACATTCCCATTTGGGAAGATATTAAAAACGGGACCAGATAA
- the ruvB gene encoding Holliday junction branch migration DNA helicase RuvB — MPNPNLDPSGDQFNSEEKLIEKNLRPKELEDFSGQPKIVENLKVFIAAARQRSEALDHVLLHGPPGLGKTTLSHIIAHELDASLKMTSGPVLEKPGDLAGLLTNLEEGDVLFIDEIHRLNTVVEEYLYSAMEDYRIDIMIDSGPNARSIQLTLNPFTLIGATTRMGLLTAPMRARFGINCHLDYYDTPTLVKIIKRSASILNVPITQEGAQEIGRRSRGTPRIANALLRRTRDFAQIKGDGTIDLAIAEYGLSALNVDSHGLDEMDNKILSTIIQKFKGGPVGLSTLGTAVGEEAGTIEEVHEPFLIMEGYIQRTPRGREATEKAYKHLGIVPPGVHGTLFDL; from the coding sequence ATGCCAAATCCAAATTTAGACCCAAGTGGAGATCAGTTTAATTCAGAGGAAAAGCTGATAGAAAAAAACCTGCGTCCCAAAGAATTAGAGGATTTTAGTGGGCAGCCTAAAATAGTGGAAAACCTGAAGGTGTTTATTGCCGCCGCCAGACAGCGGTCGGAAGCCTTGGACCACGTATTGCTGCATGGGCCTCCGGGCTTGGGAAAAACCACGCTTTCTCATATCATAGCGCATGAATTGGATGCCAGCCTCAAAATGACGTCAGGGCCGGTGCTGGAAAAGCCGGGTGATTTGGCAGGTCTGTTGACCAACCTCGAAGAAGGAGATGTCCTGTTCATTGACGAGATTCATCGGCTCAATACGGTGGTAGAAGAATACCTCTATTCTGCTATGGAGGACTACCGCATCGATATTATGATCGATAGCGGCCCCAATGCGCGCAGTATTCAACTTACCCTCAATCCCTTTACCTTAATCGGTGCAACTACCCGTATGGGACTCCTGACAGCCCCCATGCGCGCGCGCTTTGGCATCAATTGCCATCTTGATTATTATGACACACCAACCCTCGTAAAAATTATAAAGCGTTCTGCTAGCATCTTAAATGTTCCCATTACCCAGGAAGGCGCCCAGGAAATTGGCCGCCGAAGCCGGGGAACCCCACGGATTGCCAACGCGCTGCTGCGCCGAACCCGAGATTTCGCCCAGATCAAAGGTGATGGCACCATTGATTTAGCCATCGCCGAATACGGCCTTTCCGCCTTGAATGTCGATTCCCACGGCTTGGATGAAATGGACAATAAAATCTTAAGCACCATCATACAAAAATTCAAAGGAGGGCCGGTGGGACTGAGCACCCTTGGCACAGCCGTTGGGGAAGAAGCGGGTACCATCGAGGAGGTTCACGAGCCATTCCTGATCATGGAGGGCTATATCCAACGGACCCCTCGCGGCAGAGAAGCCACCGAAAAGGCCTATAAACACCTGGGAATTGTGCCCCCAGGTGTTCATGGAACGCTATTCGATCTATAA
- the icd gene encoding NADP-dependent isocitrate dehydrogenase, with protein sequence MSGTKVTIENGKLLVPNDPIIPFIEGDGIGPDIWAASERVLDAAVEKAYGGTRKITWHEVLAGQKAFDETGEWLPQETLDDIKTYLIAIKGPLTTPVGGGIRSLNVALRQQLDLYACVRPVQYFSGVPSPVKQPEDVDMIIFRENTEDIYAGIEYLNGTPEVEKLKNFLQNELGVTQIRFPNTVSLGIKPVSVEGTERLVKAAVKYAIDNKKPSVSLVHKGNIMKFTEGKFKDWGYEFAEREFGDKVFTWAQYDRIVATQGKAAADAAQDKAIKGGAVLIKDVIADAFLQQILTRPKEYDVIATLNLNGDYISDALAAQVGGIGIAPGANINYESGCAIFEATHGTAPKYAGLDKVNPSSVILSGEMMFRYMGWIEAADLVLKGVEGAITSKRVTYDFHRLMDGATLLKCSEFGDEIIKNMA encoded by the coding sequence ATGAGTGGAACAAAAGTAACGATTGAAAATGGCAAATTATTAGTTCCTAATGATCCAATTATCCCATTTATTGAGGGTGATGGTATTGGACCTGATATTTGGGCTGCCTCAGAACGCGTTTTAGATGCGGCCGTAGAAAAAGCCTATGGCGGAACGCGAAAGATTACCTGGCACGAAGTATTAGCTGGACAAAAGGCTTTTGATGAAACAGGGGAATGGCTTCCTCAAGAAACCTTAGACGATATCAAAACCTATCTCATCGCCATTAAGGGGCCATTAACGACACCTGTAGGCGGTGGTATTCGCTCTTTGAACGTGGCTTTAAGACAACAACTTGACCTATACGCTTGTGTGCGTCCGGTTCAGTATTTTAGTGGTGTTCCTTCTCCGGTAAAACAGCCAGAGGATGTGGATATGATTATCTTCAGAGAGAACACAGAAGATATTTATGCAGGTATTGAATACCTGAATGGCACCCCAGAAGTAGAAAAACTAAAGAATTTTCTTCAAAACGAGCTTGGTGTCACCCAAATTCGTTTTCCTAATACAGTTTCCTTAGGTATTAAGCCTGTTTCAGTAGAAGGTACCGAAAGATTAGTTAAGGCAGCCGTTAAATATGCTATTGACAATAAGAAACCTTCTGTTAGCCTGGTTCACAAGGGCAATATCATGAAGTTTACAGAAGGTAAATTCAAGGATTGGGGGTATGAGTTTGCAGAGCGTGAATTTGGCGATAAAGTATTTACCTGGGCGCAATATGACCGTATTGTTGCCACACAGGGTAAGGCTGCTGCTGATGCTGCTCAGGATAAAGCGATTAAAGGAGGAGCGGTTTTGATTAAGGATGTTATCGCTGATGCTTTTTTGCAGCAGATCCTGACTCGTCCGAAAGAGTATGATGTAATTGCTACGCTGAACCTAAATGGAGATTATATCTCTGATGCCTTGGCTGCTCAGGTTGGTGGAATTGGTATCGCTCCTGGAGCCAATATCAATTATGAGTCGGGTTGTGCCATCTTTGAGGCTACGCATGGAACTGCTCCCAAATATGCTGGTTTAGATAAAGTGAACCCTAGTTCTGTTATCCTTTCCGGTGAAATGATGTTCAGATATATGGGGTGGATAGAAGCAGCTGATTTGGTGCTCAAAGGGGTAGAAGGTGCTATCACGAGTAAGCGTGTTACCTATGATTTTCATCGATTAATGGATGGCGCTACTTTGCTGAAGTGCTCTGAATTTGGCGATGAAATCATCAAGAATATGGCATAA
- a CDS encoding T9SS type A sorting domain-containing protein, which yields MKRLLLLFSAILFSLFTIQAQNVIWEEDFSDGMRDWTTRTDQCGKNFGGILGSYGLTSITVNGAAVTGVTAELNMMNALEYNVRFDDGTNYGTVYARYSIANNIMNSNLNAAAVPLSGRSTTVDNAGYLTTSTAMEVSQAAFDDWASTMTGINDPMVTLSGSIITMTSGNTVITFTNKNVCAGLWFYSADGSYGTRFTEATVIGSETANNGFVFFNAVMQTWLESDANLNVPPSEYPEYTTSIISPDIDISSAANALSLEFTQAVLYLNLSSGAPAIPISETVSRQVRTAFEVSTDGGANWSAPIELNEGLESNTWIESRESIPIPSEIIGGATSIKLRITFGSDFYFWGLDDIAVVERLAYDMRVNDNFYAVYPNFATPISQADSAAFLADIQNIGGLDATNVKLNLTITSDNDGTVVYNDTRDYGTITVDSLAENQLFDEILDPSGLNNGFYTGTYLISHDNEDGNTLNDTLQFSFLMTDTLFSKENGVGARGVSPADDVSYSFGNVFYCPKGEGYVARYMSFGVSNPDELAGRSVNTYLYEWAGDTNNDGRANSSEYGNALGINSYTFTGTEEGLIKIPFDFEGAEIPLKNNTQYIALVQYINSADDQTCNFLVSEDIDYSAMVFANALAGIPREAPVLWVGPEPSPDLILGTFAGGAIPIVRMSIGNTVNATQVLSPENKIKVYPNPTSDIVNLEVALVQTSNKVQITIIDGAGRILQRNAYQNFKEGKFDYNLSNLTNGLYFIRVQTDEGIKTEKVFLQR from the coding sequence ATGAAAAGATTATTACTCCTTTTTTCCGCTATTTTGTTTAGCCTTTTTACCATCCAGGCACAAAATGTCATCTGGGAAGAGGACTTTAGCGACGGCATGAGAGACTGGACCACCAGGACGGACCAATGTGGGAAGAATTTTGGGGGGATCCTGGGGAGCTATGGCCTTACTTCTATAACCGTAAATGGCGCTGCTGTTACCGGTGTAACAGCAGAGTTAAATATGATGAATGCCTTGGAATACAATGTAAGATTTGATGATGGCACCAATTATGGGACGGTTTATGCAAGATATTCCATTGCCAATAATATCATGAACAGCAATCTCAATGCTGCTGCGGTCCCCCTGAGTGGTCGTTCTACTACAGTAGATAATGCTGGCTACTTGACAACTTCTACCGCTATGGAAGTTAGCCAGGCGGCATTTGATGACTGGGCATCCACCATGACAGGGATCAATGACCCGATGGTAACCCTTAGTGGATCAATCATTACGATGACTAGTGGGAATACGGTCATCACCTTTACGAATAAAAATGTTTGCGCTGGCTTATGGTTTTATTCAGCTGATGGTAGTTATGGTACCCGCTTTACAGAGGCTACTGTCATCGGCTCGGAAACGGCAAACAACGGTTTTGTTTTTTTCAATGCAGTGATGCAAACCTGGTTAGAGAGTGATGCCAACCTGAATGTTCCACCGAGTGAATATCCTGAATATACCACTTCCATCATAAGCCCCGACATAGACATCAGCTCAGCGGCTAATGCCTTGTCTCTAGAATTCACACAAGCTGTGCTGTACTTGAATTTATCTAGTGGTGCGCCAGCTATTCCTATTTCGGAGACGGTTTCCCGTCAGGTCAGGACGGCTTTTGAGGTAAGTACGGATGGTGGTGCCAATTGGTCTGCTCCTATTGAGCTAAATGAAGGCCTTGAGTCGAATACCTGGATCGAATCAAGGGAATCCATTCCCATTCCATCTGAGATCATTGGAGGTGCTACTTCTATTAAATTGAGAATTACCTTCGGATCTGATTTCTATTTTTGGGGCTTGGATGATATTGCCGTGGTTGAAAGGCTAGCCTATGACATGCGCGTAAATGATAACTTTTATGCGGTTTATCCGAATTTCGCCACACCCATTAGCCAAGCTGACTCTGCTGCTTTTTTGGCTGACATCCAAAACATAGGTGGTTTGGATGCAACAAATGTAAAGCTTAACCTTACCATCACCAGTGATAATGATGGGACAGTTGTCTATAATGACACTCGGGATTATGGTACCATCACTGTTGATTCTTTAGCTGAAAATCAACTTTTCGATGAAATACTAGATCCTTCTGGTTTAAATAACGGCTTTTATACCGGTACTTATTTGATTTCTCATGACAACGAAGATGGCAATACCCTTAATGATACCCTACAGTTCAGCTTCCTAATGACCGATACGCTGTTTTCTAAAGAAAATGGTGTTGGGGCAAGAGGCGTTTCTCCCGCTGATGATGTCAGCTATTCCTTTGGCAATGTTTTTTATTGCCCAAAAGGTGAAGGGTATGTCGCACGTTATATGAGCTTCGGGGTTTCAAATCCAGATGAATTGGCAGGGCGAAGTGTCAATACTTATTTGTACGAATGGGCTGGAGATACCAATAATGATGGTCGGGCCAATAGTTCGGAATATGGCAATGCGCTGGGCATCAACAGCTATACTTTCACGGGAACAGAAGAAGGGCTCATTAAAATTCCATTCGATTTTGAAGGTGCTGAAATTCCTTTAAAAAACAATACCCAATATATTGCACTGGTACAATATATTAACTCTGCGGATGACCAAACCTGTAATTTCCTGGTAAGTGAAGATATCGATTATTCAGCGATGGTTTTCGCCAATGCCCTTGCTGGAATACCACGTGAAGCACCAGTATTATGGGTTGGACCAGAGCCAAGTCCAGACTTGATTCTAGGAACTTTTGCTGGTGGTGCTATTCCTATTGTTCGGATGAGCATTGGCAATACAGTTAATGCAACACAAGTGCTTAGCCCAGAGAATAAGATCAAAGTATATCCTAATCCAACCAGTGATATAGTTAACCTGGAAGTTGCCTTGGTGCAAACGTCCAACAAGGTTCAAATCACCATTATTGATGGTGCAGGCAGAATACTACAACGAAATGCCTATCAAAACTTCAAAGAGGGTAAGTTTGATTATAACTTATCTAATTTGACGAATGGCCTTTATTTTATCCGCGTTCAGACGGATGAAGGCATTAAAACAGAGAAGGTTTTCTTACAAAGATAA